Proteins from one Elgaria multicarinata webbii isolate HBS135686 ecotype San Diego chromosome 3, rElgMul1.1.pri, whole genome shotgun sequence genomic window:
- the CISH gene encoding cytokine-inducible SH2-containing protein produces the protein MLFPWSWSDMILCVHGSHPLLAEEKLRRLSLGGLAVNLSEQVMQPLSVTPFQEESASPFAAPTPESNPPQTRDPEEDLLCIAKTFSYLRESGWYWGSITASEAKQQLQKTPEGTFLVRDSTHPSYLFTLSVKTNRGPTNVRIEYADSKFRLDSNCLSKPRIMAFPDVVSLIQHYVLSCTVESKSDAPYPPPMPSPPIQKEMAASAVHLKLIQPHSRKDCAPSLQHLCRLQINRSTAETDQLPLPKRMKDYLKQYPFQL, from the exons ATGCTCTTTCCTTGGTCCTGGAGTGACATGATCCTCTGTGTTCACGG ATCCCATCCTTTGCTGGCAGAGGAGAAGCTCAGGAGGCTATCGCTTGGGGGCCTTGCAGTGAATTTGTCAGAGCAGGTCATGCAGCCTCTCTCAGTCACACCCTTCCAAGAAGAGTCGGCTTCTCCCTTCGCGGCACCCACGCCTGAGAGCAACCCGCCTCAAACACGAGACCCAGAAGAGGATCTGCTGTGCATTGCCAAAACATTTTCATATCTGCGGGAATCAG GCTGGTACTGGGGTTCTATCACAGCCAGTGAAGCCAAGCAGCAGCTCCAGAAGACCCCCGAGGGGACATTCCTGGTACGGGACAGCACTCACCCAAGCTACCTGTTCACACTCTCCGTCAAGACCAACAGAGGCCCCACCAATGTGCGCATTGAATATGCTGACAGCAAGTTCCGGTTAGACTCAAATTGCCTCTCCAAACCTCGTATTATGGCCTTCCCGGACGTGGTCAGCCTTATCCAGCATTACGTTCTTTCTTGCACTGTGGAGAGCAAGAGTGATGCCCCTTACCCACCCCCCATGCCTTCACCTCCCATCCAAAAGGAGATGGCAGCGTCAGCAGTCCATTTGAAACTGATCCAGCCGCACAGCCGCAAGGATTGTGCTCCCAGCCTGCAGCACCTCTGCCGGCTACAGATCAACAGATCCACTGCAGAGACAGACCAGTTGCCTCTACCAAAGAGAATGAAGGACTATTTGAAGCAGTACCCTTTCCAGCTTTGA